One bacterium CG_4_10_14_0_2_um_filter_33_32 DNA segment encodes these proteins:
- the dnaB gene encoding replicative DNA helicase has protein sequence MQKKYDSKELDMEKLPPQDIDTEGSLLGSLLLDKDAILKVADFVNPTDFYLDKNGKIFETMLTLFEQRTPIDIVTLTSKLKEQKILDEVGGASYITNLVNSVPSAAHMVHYGKIIAGKATLRRLINASLEITRLGFEEKKDVDVILDQAEQKLFSVSQKHFRQNFIPIKSILSESFDRIDELHKEKGKLRGIPTGFSDLDNILAGLQRSDLIILAGRPSMGKTSLALNIAANVAIKQEISVGIFSLEMSKEQLVDRLLCAEANIDSWKLRTGNLSDEDFPKIGHTMGMLSEAPIFIDDSASLNVMEIRTKARRLQVEHDLGLIVIDYLQLMEGRYSDNRVQEISEISRSLKALARELNIPVIALSQLSRAVEQRPDKIPQLSDLRESGSIEQDADVVIFIYREEYYKPDTEKKFVADILVKKHRNGPTGSVKLFFKPEQMKFKNLDKQREEVF, from the coding sequence ATGCAAAAAAAATATGACTCTAAAGAATTAGATATGGAAAAATTGCCTCCGCAGGATATAGATACAGAAGGTTCTTTATTGGGATCATTGCTTCTTGATAAAGACGCAATCTTAAAGGTCGCTGACTTTGTAAATCCGACTGACTTTTATCTTGATAAAAATGGGAAGATATTCGAAACCATGCTTACACTGTTTGAACAGCGAACCCCAATAGACATTGTAACATTGACCTCAAAGCTAAAAGAACAAAAAATTTTAGATGAGGTTGGGGGTGCTTCTTATATTACAAATCTTGTAAATAGTGTGCCTTCGGCAGCCCATATGGTCCATTACGGTAAAATTATAGCAGGTAAAGCAACCTTACGCCGTCTTATTAATGCGAGCCTAGAAATTACAAGATTAGGATTTGAGGAGAAAAAAGACGTAGATGTTATTTTAGATCAGGCAGAACAAAAACTTTTTAGCGTATCCCAAAAACATTTCAGGCAAAACTTTATACCGATCAAAAGCATTTTATCGGAATCATTTGATAGAATTGACGAACTACACAAAGAAAAGGGTAAGTTAAGGGGCATACCGACCGGATTTTCAGATCTAGACAATATTTTAGCCGGTTTACAACGATCAGATTTGATAATATTAGCTGGACGGCCATCTATGGGAAAAACGTCTCTCGCTTTAAACATTGCCGCAAATGTAGCTATAAAACAAGAAATATCTGTTGGTATATTCAGCTTGGAAATGTCAAAAGAACAATTAGTTGACAGGCTTTTGTGCGCTGAAGCAAATATAGACTCATGGAAACTAAGAACGGGTAATTTATCCGACGAAGACTTTCCTAAAATCGGCCATACAATGGGTATGCTTTCTGAAGCACCTATATTTATCGATGATTCTGCCAGTTTAAACGTAATGGAAATAAGAACTAAAGCCAGAAGATTACAAGTTGAACATGATTTAGGATTAATTGTAATTGATTATTTACAACTAATGGAAGGTAGATACTCAGATAATCGAGTACAGGAAATATCAGAAATTTCACGCTCCCTAAAAGCACTAGCACGAGAATTAAACATTCCTGTAATAGCATTATCACAGTTATCACGTGCGGTAGAACAAAGACCAGATAAAATCCCTCAATTATCAGATTTAAGAGAATCAGGATCTATAGAACAGGATGCAGATGTAGTGATATTCATTTACAGAGAAGAGTATTACAAACCAGATACTGAAAAAAAATTTGTCGCCGATATTTTAGTAAAAAAACATAGAAACGGTCCAACAGGAAGTGTTAAGCTATTCTTTAAACCTGAACAAATGAAATTTAAAAATTTAGACAAGCAAAGAGAAGAGGTCTTCTAA
- a CDS encoding nucleoid-associated protein, YbaB/EbfC family, producing MAFDKMKKIYQLRKLQQELKQMTVESERLDGKIKITMTGEFKPQEIKIDESLLSPDNAFQLEKALKEAFIEALGKAQHNAASRMRDFGDLGIPGL from the coding sequence ATGGCTTTTGATAAGATGAAAAAGATATACCAGCTAAGAAAACTTCAACAAGAATTGAAGCAAATGACAGTTGAGTCAGAAAGATTGGACGGAAAAATTAAAATAACTATGACCGGCGAATTTAAACCTCAAGAAATAAAAATTGACGAATCGCTATTATCACCAGATAACGCTTTTCAATTAGAAAAAGCTCTTAAAGAAGCTTTCATAGAAGCTTTAGGTAAAGCTCAGCATAATGCAGCTTCCAGAATGCGCGACTTTGGAGATCTGGGTATCCCGGGGCTCTAG
- a CDS encoding GNAT family N-acetyltransferase translates to MKIQKKNISISGIKFSVKNDDKEIAWAFLYIIKNSRHKEPYGFFENLYVEEEYRKQGIGKKIINVLIEEAKKNNCYKILATSRHSKPKVHTLYEKFGFKNHGLEFRMDLMNSPTLQKD, encoded by the coding sequence ATGAAGATTCAAAAGAAAAATATCAGCATATCTGGGATAAAATTTAGCGTTAAAAACGATGATAAAGAAATAGCTTGGGCTTTTCTGTACATTATTAAGAATAGCCGACATAAAGAACCTTATGGCTTTTTTGAGAATCTTTATGTAGAAGAAGAATACCGAAAACAGGGTATAGGCAAAAAAATTATTAACGTCCTTATTGAAGAAGCCAAGAAAAATAACTGTTACAAAATTTTAGCAACTAGCAGGCATTCCAAGCCTAAAGTTCATACTTTATACGAAAAGTTTGGATTTAAAAATCATGGCTTAGAATTTAGAATGGATCTTATGAATAGTCCTACATTGCAAAAAGATTAA
- a CDS encoding recombination protein RecR: MKYLPRSIKNLIEEFSKLPGVGPKTAERFTFSLLKKQEKDLEKFADTIRDFKKNLKNCTICHNIAESDPCDICSNPTRDKSTIAVVEKSLDIVALEKTGQFKGTYHVLGGSISPIDGVTAADLTIDKLVEKVKKREVTELILATNPTLEGESTASYIQQLIKPVGIKITRIARGIPVGGDLEYADEVTIIRALEGRKEY; this comes from the coding sequence ATGAAATATTTGCCTAGATCAATAAAAAATTTAATTGAAGAATTTTCAAAATTACCGGGCGTAGGCCCAAAAACTGCGGAAAGATTTACTTTTAGTCTTCTGAAAAAACAGGAAAAAGATCTAGAAAAGTTTGCTGATACGATTCGGGATTTTAAAAAAAATCTTAAAAATTGCACTATCTGTCATAACATAGCCGAATCAGACCCTTGTGACATATGCTCCAATCCTACAAGAGATAAATCTACTATAGCAGTTGTCGAAAAGTCCTTAGATATTGTTGCTTTGGAAAAAACTGGACAGTTTAAAGGTACTTACCATGTACTTGGAGGATCAATATCCCCAATAGATGGGGTGACAGCAGCGGATCTGACTATAGATAAATTAGTTGAAAAAGTTAAAAAAAGAGAAGTCACGGAACTAATATTAGCCACAAACCCTACGCTAGAAGGCGAATCAACCGCTTCTTATATACAGCAATTGATAAAACCCGTAGGTATTAAAATTACAAGAATAGCTAGAGGCATACCAGTAGGGGGTGACTTAGAATATGCCGACGAAGTCACCATAATACGGGCACTTGAGGGAAGAAAAGAATACTAA